In Mytilus edulis chromosome 8, xbMytEdul2.2, whole genome shotgun sequence, the genomic window AAACTGTCTTGCATTATGTTTTATGTCATTCACTATGAGGACAAATTTATCCCATAAAAAAATTGgtggataaaaagtaaaatcaccaaatactaaactccaaggaaaattcaaaacgaaaagtcaaTAATCACATGATAATTGAATGGCAAATTCCAAagcaaaaacacatcaaacaaatgaataaacttttaacttttaaaatacacaatCTGTTATCTTACAGATGAGATCCTCCATAATACACACTATTACTGATTACTGATATTGAACATGTATAGGACACGTTCAATACACACATTATCTCGTTTACAATATaagtatgtttattttatttcagatttcattgtagcataacaaaatacattatatttAAATGGTTGAAGTATAACTTGtgaatcaaaaattaaaaaaaaactatttatcgTTCTTGATTTAAATTTAGAATAATCTGTCATGTGATACAATCACATGTCATACCTGTGCTATTGATCGAGTGTAAAATGGCCCAAGCTGCTTCTAAAACATGTGAAGTTTGCATGAGTGCCCCTGGATCACACTATTGCATAGACTGTTAGGAATATTATTGTGAAAGTTGTAAGTTGTTACATAATAGGCAAAAGTTATCGAGAAATCATCAGTTTCAAAAAGCTTCCGACCTGATACCGGAAGGTAAATCTAAATGTAGTGAGCACAAAGAAGAATTAACGTTATTGTGTAATACATGTAATGTACCGGCATGTCCAAGTTGTGTGACAGGAAATCACAATGGTCATAAATTTTCGAAATTTGTTGATGCAATCGCTAAATTACAAGCGGATAATGAAACCAAACTTCGTGCCAAGACAAGTGagacaaatcaaaatataaaaaaaaattgaggataGCTTGAAGTCGTTCGATAATGCCGTTGATTCTGTTATAAAAGCCATAACCGATGAAAGCAATAAGATTAAAGGCTTGGTTGATAAATCCGTAGCTCAGATGATTGTTTTGGTGAAAACAAAATCCAAGAATGAGAGAGACAAGCTGATGAATATGTTGTCTGATGCTAAATCCGTACTTGTTGCTGGACAGACCTTAGACAGAAGGAGACAGGAACTAGACAAGACCCGACAGGATGGAAGTTTGATACAACAGACTAATAATCTGAAAAAAGAGATCGACAAACTACACATAAACTCTCTTCCCGAGTTTCCCATTATATCTTTCCAACATAAATCGGTAACGGAAGATGACATCAAGCAACTTATAGGTAGCTATCATATTAGGTAAATATACATACattacacctgtcctaagtcaggaatctgatgtacagtagttgtcgtttgtttatataatatatacgtgtttctcgtttctcgttttgtttatatagattagaccgttggtgttcccgtttgaatggttttagactagtaattttggggccctttatagcttgttgttcggtgtgagccaaggctccgtgttgaaggccgtactttaacctataatggtttactttttaaattgttattttgatggagagttgtctcattggcactcacaccacatcttcctatatctattagttGTCTGCTGCAATAATATAGTTTTCTACAGTAACCATTCCAAAACgctaaataataattaaaacaatataaacaaacatCTAATAGCTAATATAAAGTGTGGAATAGTTGATTGACAAATATACATTTTAGTCAGCATAAGTCAAGCTTAAATGTTGAGGCAGACCTGGTCTTGTTTCAAAGATCTTCAATCAAGAACATAATAGAAAAATAGATACGATTAAACAATTGGCAGCCAATGAGTGGGTACTGTTTTGTGATTAACGCACAGCTAACTGTAACGAAATAACTTCTTGAACAAAAATATAGTACCGGACAGAGCGatacattttttcttattttctttatttaattgaaatttgaCTTGTCTTAAATGGATAACACCATTAACGACTAGTAGAAAAAATGCATATGCTTTCTCATTGCAATTCCTTTGATATCGTCGCTTGTACAAATTTTAGTTGAAAAAGTTGAATGAGAAAGAAGTTTAACATAAAAATGAAGACACACATTACCGTCATATAGTGCCACTGTAGTATTATTCATATTTCACAAGTCTTGTATTGATTAAATTGTTTGCATTAAAACAtgacaaaacaaatgttttaacgTTTGTAATTGTAAATCGTATTTTTCTGTTGTATTTAGGGATAACTACTCATCCAGttcattttgtagatttatttttaGATCAACGAAATGTACACTACTAGTTTAAATTTGGTTTTCAGTTTAATCAGAAGAAAAAACCACAAAGCTAGATGAAACAACTAATTATTATTTTATCCAAATTATCTTAATTTTCGGAACATGTTTTAGAAATGtatatgtgacgtcactttggtcGTTGCATAGGCTATAGCTAACAGGACTGATATTgtgtaatgtattcgtttttattctatagctaatcaccacttcagtttaatcttttatatatgctatatagtcattttatataatttactgtttgcaaaactatgtattattatTGATAATGATTATGTTTTATTCCTAGGCGGATGACCCTggctcacaactttttggaaatgtTGATATTCGGCGATCTCTAACTtggtagttgttatggctttcaaactttttacatctgagcatagttttgagTGGACGTTGCGAGCGTCTGGTGTATACAAATATTTGTAACCTGTTAATTTTGGATGgttattattcgtttgtttctctgtcctatatttgtCTCCCATTAATCTGtgtatttattgtaaccctgtcgtgtattgttgtcattttaatgttttaattaacactgccattaaagcgggaggcttgtcatgccacaaaacaaggtttaacccaccatttgttttcataaaatgctctgttccaagtcaggaaaatggccattgttacactttagttcgtgtctgtgtgttttacgtttcggtgttgtgtctctgttgtgtcgtagttctcttatttttgatacgtttccatcagttttagtttgtaacccggatttgttttttttctttatcgattgatgaattttgaacagcggtatactactgtagccATTATTGACATGAAAATGAAAACCGTTTTTGAATTAACACGAATCTTTGACATTGAAAACACATTTACGTGGAACTATTCTGTTGAAGCATCAAATACAAAGATAAACATACTTTCCAAGGTACTCGTTCAAATTGtacaatatcacaaaaaaatgtataacaaaactgTCATATTTTCTAAAGTAAATGTTcatcaaaagaagaaaaacagaAACAAGAAAAAGGAAACATGTACAGATGTTCTAATTGTGGGTAAGTTCTGACAGACAATCAGCTCGTCCTTTCGATTCTAGTCTATACATACAAAATAATAGAACACATTATTTATTTAATCGACAATTTTCTACACAAAAAAAGGTATgtgccaagtcagaaatatgacagatgCTCTATATCTATTTGATGTGTTCAAAGTTTTCATTGTTAAGGGacattcttgttttgaattttcctttgagttcggtatttttgtggtATAACTTTTTGTTTAAGTGACCAATAATTAAATTGAAAAGGACACTCAACAAAATAGACAATAAGATATCGTATGAGCTATAACTGTAgtaatttatttcttgatatcaacaTAGTTTATCCATCTCCTTAAATATAATACGTTAATGCAGTGACTTTTTGCAAAACAAAGAAGAACAAATAACTTATTATCACAGTTGTTTCCGTTTAATCCTTTTGAGGCGATTACATGCCTTTTTAGTTTCACAATTTGTTTAACTtcatttataaacaatttaaaacagaagattcaatttcaatattttgtttcttCCCATGAAAAATAATTTGCCTGTCGGAATGTGCTAGTCTAATGTTCTCACGTTACTACTTTTTTAAGCCACCACGCAGTACAAAATCTGAAAATTGTTTGAAGTAAGCAAATAGAGCattcattattgtttttattattttgataatactgaaagGATTGAACAGACAATGCTCGTGCATTTAACGTTATTGTAGAATCGAAAGGAAAATGAATTAACAAAAagctttaaaatattttgtgtttgttaAAGACGCCTAATCTAGTGCATCCTTCCATCCATTCATTCTTTTAGATTTTCTAGTTGACTCGATATTTATATTTAATGGCTTTAATATTTGACCTGAACCATATAGTTCAATAActatgttgaacatgttgaaatataCGATTGTTCAAGACATGGATTAGAGActtaaatttcagaaataatcATTTAATTTCCATGTGaatcaaatcaaacaaataacaattttaaactCGATGTTTTATGTACATTGAACATATATTTCAGTAGTCTATCTAATAGGATTTGAAAAGCGATACAGTTTAAAATATCTTCATTTTCAAGGATATGTTACTGAAAAGTGGTGCTTAAATAATTCGTTATTGACTTTGTGATAACTTTAAATCTCGATTAAATATAACGTCGCATTGACAACGTGATTATTCTAAAttcattaagaaaataaataaaagaaaatacattGGTATCATCAAACAAGtacattattgttttaatttctaGCACTGGTTCGCTAATACTTTTGATTAATTGTGAATTAACAATCGAGTGCACCATCAGCTGCAACAGTCGGTTCATGTATATTGACATACAGTCAATTTCTTATTTTGTTGTTCGGAAATTAAGATATTTATCTACATGTCTGAATGTccgcaaaaaaaaaccaatcctgAAATATATGAAACTATAAAATAACTTCACAGTAGACATTAGATGCTAGTTGGTTTAAATAAATTTCGAACATATATCTCATCAATCAATTAAGAGGGTTTCAGTCTTTTTGGGTGTAAGTTGTCAGCAACattggtaaaaataaaaaaaaagcgcGTTGGCAATGAACAATTTTATGAAATGTTGTTATATTGTGTGGTGTTGCAATCACTCTTTTATTATTAGTTATCATGTGTATTTTTTccatttgccaaaaaaaaatagaatcacaTAAAACATTTAACTTAAAGACAGAAGTAAATCAAGGACATGTTAAGATAAGAGTAACAtgcatatttcaaaatctttttttttcaaacgagTTATGTCGTTTGAATCTTAATCTTTGTCAACTAATTGGATCTATTTTCGTTCAAGGCGAGAAGAAACTAGATCTATCCTTGAACAGTAagtttatactttatatttctatAATCATATACGGATAGAAAAGTTGAATAAataaaagatgttgtatgagtggcaatgaaacaactctttatCAAAgccattttaatttaaaaaaaaaaaagacatgaaacacaTGCATCTTCTTTATGCAAGCCTCACTTCTACATGTGCATCTTTATACAGAGTTCAATGTCGCAGCAATATATATGTTGTGACATTCAGTATGTTGTGTTTATGTATCTTTTATCTGATTCACATGACTACTGTTTTcactttttatgaaaatttaaatacaCATTTGGTTTACCGGTGCTAAAATTTCCTTCATACAACAATTTCATTATCAAAATCTTAAAAAACAAGACTTGATCCTTAATACGCATTTGCACATGTTTAGACTTAATTTCATATGTGTTTGCATAGGGATTTGACTTGCATCTAGTAATGATAGCTTTTTGTTTGCCCTACGTGTAAACAGTTGTTCCATATTTTTTGATTGATCACTCGCCTGGACTTCTTATCAAAACTCTCACATACTCTTACTCATATGATGTACATCAGACATGTTTTGAATTATGCAGTCCTTTATTATAATTAAACGTACGTTTTGCAATTGTGTCCTGTTGTAAGAATTATGCTTGTGTCTTGTATAAACATATTATAACACGTGTgacagtttttaaattttaagggCCAAAACATTTGCCGTTTTCATAACTTATTGTAAGTCCTCTACTTATGacttatgatttatttttttcggtATCACCGCCCTTCAATTTAGAGAAATCATAAATTGATACAAACGATATTTCTTTGTATTTGATCAAAAATCTACATGATAATTATACACATTGGTCTGGGTTTATCGGCACATTTTGCGACAGCATAATACGTACGATCATACATGTACAAGATTTGTAAATGCAGAATGAATCGTTAATGTTTGGCATTTGTAAGACGTATTTTAAGGAAACAACAAAATGAACGTGCTGAAAACTAAAATTCAAACATTATAAGTACGCTTTCATATATAACACCTAAATGATCCATACATCGTCTGTATGagtttttagaagaaaaaaaattatatatattaaaacaaatccgGGATCCCAATAACATTAATTGCTCTACGTAATTTTAATACCTTTTGTCAATCTCAAGTTCATGGATAATGTTAAAAAAACtaatgttatatttttgtatagaCAGTAAGTAGCAAGATCAGGTTGATCAAATGAACATTGACATAATTTGGGATATGTATTTGTCAGACatacatacaattaaaaaaaatataatgtctaAAGTCTATGgttaaataattgtttctccagaCAACAGACATGTTGATTTTACAGCAATCGAATAACGCAAATGATTCTTTTACTACACCAACATTACTCtttcaaaagaaaatttaattCTGATTAATTGTTCTATAAaacttatatattaaaaatttaagactTTTTTTCGCAATATATTACTTGACGTGTACATATCAATATATTAAATAATGAAATTCGTTAACTATGGTAATAAACCTAAtgttataattctttttttttcagtccGTAAGTAGCAAGTTCAAGTTTGATTTAGAGAAGTATTTGTTATCTAAACTTTaatgcaaattttgaaattatgtacacagcttaatattgaaataattttccATCAAAGATAAAACTCCTGTTTATTCGCTTATCAGCAGTTTAACAAGAACAAAACGAACTGAAAAATTGACAATATCATTAAGTATATTGAAGCTTTGTTAAGCATACATCAGATTAAAAATTAAGatgtttgaaatttataattGAATATTGCTGTTCGCTACACGAAGCACATATTGCTGTTCCAGTTGACAAGGCAACACCCCCAGTTGATTAAAATGAACATCATATAgttatttgtatttcaaatagaACTAGTATGAAATTCATTAATACTTTTTGAAATCATATTTACGCACTAACACTACTTATTCAATATATAGCTTTAATGTCAAAACTAAAAACATGTTTTCAATTCATGACTATGCCATACATTACATGATGAATTTCATACAAAATGGTACACAAATTATGttataatcctttttttttcagtCCGTAAgtatttattatgtaaactgCAATCATAAATTATGGCTAAATTTAATTCTACATATTTACTCATCAAACATTAAACACGAGCAGAACGATCTGaaattttacacaatatttgaatatagGTCAAGCATATATATAATCAAAAACGATACTGTTGAATATGTTCATTTTTCTTTACACGACACAGATGTTGCTGTCCAGGCCGTCAAGGCAACATAAATGACTGAATCCCTTTTTTCATAAAGAAATGGCATACAATTTATTTAAGACATTTTCAAGTCTTTTATCACACACCAACAATATTTTGCaacgaaaaaaaacaattttgataatCTGTTCTATATGGCTTAAATGTtacaaattacatattttttgtgAATATTGAcatatcaaaaattaaataatgacGTTCATCAATTCTGTCAAACcatttatgttatattttcttttttaagttcGTAAgtatcaagtacaaatttgattTAGAGAAGTATTTATTACTTAAAATGCATAGAAttacttaaaacaaaacaaaaatagtatTTTACCTTTAAAGGATAGAGTCCAACTTATTAACTCATCAATCGATCTAAAAGATCATAATAGATTTCGTTTTCAACTTTTCTTTCCAGTGTGTAAAAAAGGATGATGCTCCATAGAACATTTTATCAGAATTCAATCTTCAATGGATCTAATAATGCTATTGTGTAAACATATGGTGTCAATCTTTTAGATCGATTGATGAGTTAATAAGTTGGACTCtatcacgggtagtaaggtcgtcatatcgaggagcgtttagtacagtgattttgtcataggttggataagtttgacatggTTAATTTATGTTGCTTTCCTAAACTATTGCCTCAGTTCTATTCACATGAGCAgataaaaagcaaataagatGCTTGAATATGTATTGGAGGTCAAACGATCTTTATTGGAATTGTTGTTTCACGAAATTAACGCAGAATAAGCAAGATATCGGAATTGCTATGGTTTGGTTAAGCGATTGACATGGTTCGGTTAAGAGTCTAAAAATTCGTCATGGTTTTGGTCAAGATTGTCATGGTTTAgatcgaaataaatatatatgtgtttcacTTTAATACTGAAAAGTTGATTGATAGCGCCTGTTATTGAACTAAGTTACACTATATATTAACTGCCCGAGAAGAAAAAAGCCTGTTTAACCAAATTTAGTGGGTGTAATCGTCAAAGCGTATGTTAAGCATGTCATGTTAGTTTTTGTAAGTTTTCtacaatataaatttaaagtCACTGCTCTTTTAAACTAGCTTTCGatataattttacacaaaaaaaaagacaaagcgTTGCTTCTGTTTCACATATAATCTTTTGTCCATATGTCCAAAGTCATGCTTGACTCTGCCGGGGATATTCTATTCAAAAGTGGCAGCCAGTCAAAAAgtaattcttgtttttcattttcttttctagaAAACTATTcatttgttggtttttctttattgtaaattttgaactagtttatgatgaataaaaggagatgtggggttaTAGGTCCATGATACAGTCACCCAACTACAAAACTAACCAAAGGATGTTAAGAGGACATCATAAGTCTTCAACCATTTGCGAAACCTAATAGTTACGCGTGACATGGACAACAGTTTTAAAActtattggttttaaaactataataggtgaaattacaataaaaagaaCTTTCAAAGTtcgaatttaaaatatgaaagatcACAACTCTAATTTTGGATTTAAGCCGATATAATGTTCAAGTTTATCAATTATTATTAGGAAtcaataaaaatctttgtaatattGTATAAATGCATCGTGTATAGTatcattaaattatttcaaatattttacttt contains:
- the LOC139486282 gene encoding uncharacterized protein — translated: MIVLVKTKSKNERDKLMNMLSDAKSVLVAGQTLDRRRQELDKTRQDGSLIQQTNNLKKEIDKLHINSLPEFPIISFQHKSVTEDDIKQLIGSYHISKCSSKEEKQKQEKGNMYRCSNCGREETRSILEHP